One genomic segment of Aquamicrobium lusatiense includes these proteins:
- a CDS encoding flavin-containing monooxygenase, translating to MNIAVQGALRRAPSDKPEVLDALIIGAGVAGMYQLHQLRKHGLKVQAVDAATDVGGTWYWNRYPGAKFDSESYIYQYLFDEALYKDWTWSERFPAQPEIERWMHYIADRLELRPDILFGTTVTSAEYDEKRGRWTVHTDRGDTFDTQFLIGCCGMLSAPLENRFPGQSTFRGRIFHTARWPREPLDLEGKRVGVVGIGATGIQVIQTIADKVGELKVFIRTPQYVLPMKNPKYGPEEAKAYKARFDELRQNLPHTFSGFEYDFTKKWAELTPDERLAVMEEIYADGSLKLWLASFSEMFFEEDVSREISEFVRGKMIARLKDPELIDLLVPNADDYGFGTHRVPLETNYLEVYHRDNVEPVSVRDNPIAEVVPEGIRLEDGTVHELDVIILATGFDAGSGALTRIDIKGKGGRTLKDDWSRDIRTAYGTMVHGYPNLLITGSPLSPSAALCNMTTCLQQQTEWISALVSHMRAAGKTVMEASAELEEEWVQHHDETANATLIARTNSWYVGSNIPGKPRRVLSYTGGVGTYRQKCDELAGSGYQGVQMA from the coding sequence ATGAATATCGCCGTTCAGGGCGCGCTTCGCCGTGCGCCGTCAGATAAACCGGAAGTGCTGGATGCACTGATCATCGGCGCCGGCGTGGCCGGCATGTATCAGCTTCACCAGCTGCGTAAACATGGACTGAAGGTTCAGGCCGTGGACGCCGCCACCGATGTGGGCGGAACCTGGTACTGGAACCGTTATCCCGGCGCCAAATTCGATTCCGAGAGCTACATCTACCAGTATCTGTTCGACGAAGCCCTCTACAAGGACTGGACGTGGAGCGAGCGCTTTCCCGCCCAGCCCGAAATCGAGCGCTGGATGCACTACATCGCCGACCGGCTGGAACTGCGCCCGGATATCCTGTTCGGCACGACGGTGACGTCCGCCGAATATGACGAAAAACGCGGCCGCTGGACGGTGCACACGGATCGTGGCGATACGTTTGACACGCAGTTCCTGATCGGCTGCTGCGGCATGCTCTCGGCACCGCTGGAAAACCGTTTCCCCGGCCAGTCCACTTTCCGGGGCCGGATCTTCCACACGGCGCGGTGGCCGCGCGAGCCGCTTGATCTGGAAGGCAAGCGTGTCGGCGTGGTTGGCATCGGCGCCACCGGCATTCAGGTCATCCAGACCATTGCCGACAAGGTAGGCGAGCTGAAAGTCTTCATCCGCACCCCGCAATATGTGCTGCCGATGAAGAACCCGAAATACGGCCCCGAGGAAGCGAAGGCCTACAAGGCGCGTTTTGACGAGCTGCGCCAGAACCTGCCCCACACATTCAGCGGCTTCGAATATGACTTCACGAAGAAATGGGCGGAGCTCACCCCGGACGAACGCCTTGCCGTGATGGAGGAAATTTATGCCGACGGTTCGCTCAAGCTGTGGCTGGCCTCCTTCTCCGAAATGTTCTTCGAGGAGGATGTGTCGCGCGAGATTTCGGAGTTCGTGCGCGGCAAGATGATAGCCCGCCTGAAAGACCCGGAGCTGATCGACCTTCTGGTTCCCAATGCCGATGACTATGGCTTCGGCACCCACCGCGTGCCGCTGGAGACCAACTATCTGGAGGTCTACCATCGCGACAATGTCGAGCCGGTCAGCGTGCGCGACAATCCGATCGCCGAGGTCGTGCCGGAAGGCATCCGGCTGGAAGACGGAACCGTGCACGAGCTGGACGTCATCATTCTGGCAACCGGCTTCGATGCGGGCTCCGGTGCGCTGACGCGCATCGACATCAAGGGCAAGGGTGGCCGCACGCTGAAGGATGACTGGAGCCGTGATATCCGCACCGCCTACGGCACCATGGTGCACGGCTATCCGAACCTGCTGATCACCGGCTCGCCGCTGTCGCCCTCGGCCGCACTGTGCAACATGACGACCTGCCTGCAACAGCAGACCGAGTGGATTTCGGCGCTGGTGTCTCACATGCGCGCCGCCGGCAAGACGGTTATGGAGGCGTCAGCGGAGCTGGAGGAGGAATGGGTTCAGCACCATGACGAAACGGCCAACGCCACGCTGATCGCCCGCACCAATTCCTGGTATGTCGGCTCCAACATTCCGGGCAAGCCGCGCAGGGTTCTGTCCTATACGGGCGGCGTCGGCACCTATCGCCAGAAATGTGACGAGCTTGCAGGCTCCGGCTATCAGGGCGTGCAAATGGCGTGA
- a CDS encoding helix-turn-helix domain-containing protein: MTDLLPPEQLPDWVPGRILLASDKLGWRHVALRAYHYHGQDVIVPAMRDFMLVGYQAGDTPMQRRFEGRWSRDRLGPGAASLLTRAQKAHWTWTEPIDVTHVYLSGALVASVASEVMDCHVSDVQLADVLRTDDPVMTAAMHAISEEARHQAMGGALYVESVARALSVHLLRRYASIRTRPVSSSSGLAPGQMRRIEDFIASNLGQSLDLSQMAAELGLTPCLFARQFRHSFGKPPYAHVIDRRLACARHMLATTTLPIKEIAASCGFTDQAHLTRLFARSYGTTPAAFRRSAQ; the protein is encoded by the coding sequence ATGACGGACCTTTTGCCTCCCGAACAGTTGCCCGACTGGGTGCCGGGACGCATCCTGCTGGCCAGCGACAAGCTTGGCTGGCGCCATGTGGCGCTGCGCGCCTATCACTACCATGGTCAGGACGTGATCGTTCCGGCCATGCGCGATTTCATGCTGGTCGGCTATCAGGCCGGCGACACGCCCATGCAACGCCGCTTCGAGGGACGCTGGAGCCGCGACCGGCTGGGTCCCGGCGCGGCCTCGCTGCTCACCCGGGCCCAAAAAGCGCACTGGACATGGACCGAGCCGATCGACGTCACCCATGTCTATCTGTCCGGCGCACTGGTGGCTTCCGTCGCCTCGGAGGTTATGGACTGCCACGTTTCCGACGTTCAGCTCGCCGACGTGCTGCGCACCGACGACCCGGTGATGACGGCGGCCATGCACGCCATTTCCGAAGAAGCCCGCCATCAGGCGATGGGCGGAGCGCTCTATGTGGAATCGGTGGCGCGGGCACTCAGCGTTCACCTTCTGCGCCGCTACGCCTCGATCCGCACCAGACCGGTGTCTTCTTCCAGTGGACTGGCGCCCGGCCAGATGCGCCGCATCGAGGATTTCATCGCCTCCAACCTCGGGCAATCGCTCGATCTCAGCCAGATGGCTGCGGAACTCGGGTTGACGCCCTGCCTGTTCGCGCGCCAGTTCAGGCACAGTTTCGGCAAGCCGCCCTATGCCCATGTCATCGACAGGCGGCTTGCCTGCGCGCGGCATATGCTGGCCACCACGACGCTTCCGATCAAGGAGATCGCGGCCTCCTGCGGCTTCACCGATCAGGCGCATCTGACCCGGCTTTTCGCGCGCTCCTACGGCACCACCCCCGCCGCCTTCCGCCGCAGCGCTCAATAG
- a CDS encoding serine hydrolase domain-containing protein: protein MGELKSACDAVLSRVTQGESRVPGVVAMVTDRKQDIYSGAAGDRRLGDDAMSEDTVFAIFSTTKAIAGTTALQCVEEGLLDLDAPARDYVPAIGKLQVLDGFDSAGKPMLRAPKSDVTTRQLMLHTGGFGYDFFNEKYRRMAEEHGQPSIVAATRAAIETPLLFDPGEKWEYGSNIDWVGQVVEAIRGKRLGEVMRERIFAQLGMQEIAFTRTPSMKERSATIHARTADGGLSPMDGFELPDNPEVDMGGHGLYATIPEYMKFIRMWLNDGDGPNGRVLKPETVAWAVKNGLQEHQKVGMLPGVIASLSNDAEFFPGLKKSWSYTFMVNDEEAPTGRPAGAIGWAGLANSFYWIDRQNGVGGYWATQILPFGDPVSLGGYLDFETAVYQTVASARAA from the coding sequence ATGGGTGAGTTGAAATCGGCCTGTGATGCGGTGCTGTCGCGGGTCACGCAGGGCGAGAGCCGTGTTCCGGGCGTCGTCGCCATGGTCACGGACCGCAAGCAGGACATCTATTCAGGCGCGGCAGGCGACCGGCGCCTCGGCGACGACGCGATGAGCGAGGACACCGTCTTCGCCATTTTCTCGACCACCAAGGCGATCGCCGGCACCACCGCTCTGCAATGCGTGGAAGAAGGCCTTCTCGATCTCGATGCGCCGGCGCGCGACTATGTTCCGGCCATCGGCAAGTTGCAGGTCCTCGATGGCTTCGACAGCGCCGGCAAGCCCATGCTGCGCGCGCCGAAATCGGATGTGACCACCCGCCAGCTGATGCTGCACACCGGCGGCTTCGGCTATGACTTCTTCAACGAGAAATACAGGCGCATGGCCGAGGAACATGGCCAGCCAAGCATCGTGGCCGCCACGCGTGCCGCCATCGAAACACCGCTTCTGTTCGATCCGGGCGAGAAGTGGGAATATGGTTCGAACATCGACTGGGTGGGTCAGGTGGTCGAGGCCATTCGCGGCAAGCGTCTTGGCGAGGTGATGCGGGAGCGCATCTTTGCCCAGCTCGGCATGCAGGAGATCGCCTTCACCCGCACGCCTTCGATGAAGGAGCGTTCGGCCACCATCCATGCCCGCACCGCCGATGGCGGCCTCAGCCCCATGGACGGCTTCGAACTGCCCGACAATCCCGAAGTCGACATGGGCGGGCACGGCCTCTATGCGACGATCCCGGAATACATGAAGTTCATCCGCATGTGGCTGAACGACGGCGACGGTCCCAATGGCCGCGTGCTGAAGCCGGAAACCGTGGCCTGGGCGGTCAAAAACGGCCTGCAGGAGCACCAGAAAGTGGGCATGCTGCCGGGCGTCATCGCTTCCCTGTCGAACGATGCGGAGTTCTTCCCCGGCCTCAAAAAATCGTGGTCCTACACTTTCATGGTCAATGACGAGGAGGCGCCGACGGGTCGCCCGGCGGGCGCCATCGGCTGGGCGGGATTGGCCAACAGCTTCTACTGGATCGATCGCCAGAATGGCGTCGGCGGCTACTGGGCAACGCAGATCCTGCCCTTTGGCGACCCGGTCTCCTTAGGCGGCTATCTCGACTTCGAGACCGCTGTCTATCAAACCGTGGCCTCCGCGCGGGCGGCCTGA
- a CDS encoding helix-turn-helix transcriptional regulator, whose product MLDKALLYDMAGRPIVQHGRTTSQDWDEVQDFCRRVYMPYRVRPLGHLLNPDATMRRANIRRITLTRFSYGVPIHLDEFDPAAGNILVLNTLRGALRHKYTAEADAMTGPGESFVVDCSRTEYWLDGDAEHMQLNLTIPHDVMAEVAHRWFGFIPDDRLWTRRVAFGGDGSRWQALLNYACQSIQANGQVADNGIMGRHLEELICAELLMLWAQGAGVSLKDGARSAAPHYVREAEAIMTEMAQDPPTIGEIASRLGVSVRTLSGGFRQFRGISPRDFLRERRLEGLRNALRNARPEETVTSIAAEWGYVNFGAMAGTYRERFGELPSQTLAFARSRH is encoded by the coding sequence ATGCTCGACAAAGCGCTGTTATACGACATGGCGGGGCGGCCGATCGTCCAGCATGGACGCACCACGTCTCAGGACTGGGACGAGGTGCAGGATTTCTGCCGCCGCGTTTACATGCCCTATCGGGTCAGGCCGCTGGGTCATCTGCTCAACCCCGACGCCACGATGCGGCGCGCCAATATAAGGCGCATCACGCTCACGCGTTTTTCCTATGGCGTGCCGATCCATCTCGATGAGTTCGATCCCGCCGCCGGCAATATTCTGGTGCTGAACACGCTGCGCGGTGCGCTGCGTCACAAATATACGGCTGAGGCGGATGCCATGACGGGTCCCGGCGAAAGTTTCGTCGTGGATTGCAGCCGCACCGAATACTGGCTGGACGGCGATGCCGAACACATGCAGCTCAACCTCACCATTCCCCATGACGTGATGGCGGAGGTGGCGCATCGCTGGTTCGGCTTCATTCCCGACGACCGGCTGTGGACCCGGCGCGTCGCCTTCGGCGGCGATGGGTCGCGCTGGCAGGCGCTGCTCAACTATGCCTGCCAGTCGATACAGGCCAACGGGCAGGTTGCGGACAACGGCATCATGGGGCGGCATCTGGAAGAGCTGATCTGCGCCGAACTGCTGATGCTGTGGGCGCAGGGTGCCGGTGTGTCGCTGAAGGACGGGGCGCGGTCGGCCGCGCCGCACTATGTGCGCGAGGCCGAGGCCATCATGACAGAGATGGCGCAGGATCCGCCCACCATCGGCGAAATCGCCAGCCGGCTTGGCGTGTCGGTGCGCACGCTTTCGGGTGGTTTCAGGCAGTTCCGCGGCATCTCGCCAAGGGATTTTCTGCGCGAGCGGCGACTGGAAGGTTTGCGCAATGCGCTGCGCAATGCCCGGCCCGAAGAGACCGTCACCTCCATCGCCGCCGAGTGGGGCTATGTGAATTTCGGAGCCATGGCCGGAACCTACAGGGAAAGGTTCGGAGAATTGCCTTCGCAGACGCTGGCCTTCGCCAGATCGCGCCACTGA
- a CDS encoding cold-shock protein has translation MTIGTVKFFNSTKGYGFIAPEDGSTDVFVHISAVERAGMHTIAEGQKLSFDVVRDNRSGKSAAENLQAA, from the coding sequence ATGACTATTGGAACCGTAAAGTTCTTCAACAGCACCAAGGGCTATGGGTTTATTGCACCTGAGGATGGCAGCACGGATGTGTTCGTCCATATCTCTGCCGTCGAGCGCGCCGGCATGCATACCATCGCCGAAGGCCAGAAGCTGAGCTTCGACGTTGTGAGAGACAATCGCAGCGGCAAGAGCGCGGCTGAAAACCTGCAGGCTGCCTGA
- a CDS encoding IclR family transcriptional regulator, giving the protein MKKRAKQTDAGTEPDASASGDRQFVTALQRGLDILRCFRPTDGALGNQELAQRCGLPNSTVSRLTYTLSKLGYLVYLEDIGKYRVGVPVLGLGYACLSGLKVREVAQPYLDELAQHAGNGLLVAMGGRDQFSMIYVACARSEGIVSLQLNVGSRISLARSSMGRAYLAAAAPQEREAILRGIEARTDKERWPQLQSEILRAIEEINTRGFCLNSGEWQADVNSVGVPLPPLHGSGPILALNCGGPAYLLPRERLENDIGPRMVEAVRKIRYAGEGGGR; this is encoded by the coding sequence TTGAAGAAGCGCGCCAAACAGACGGATGCCGGCACCGAGCCTGATGCCTCCGCCTCCGGGGACCGCCAGTTCGTGACCGCGCTGCAGCGCGGGCTGGATATTCTGCGCTGCTTTCGTCCCACCGACGGCGCGCTCGGCAATCAGGAACTTGCACAGCGTTGCGGCCTGCCCAATTCCACCGTCTCGCGCCTGACCTATACGCTGTCGAAGCTCGGCTATCTCGTCTACCTTGAAGACATCGGCAAATATCGTGTGGGCGTACCGGTGCTCGGCCTCGGCTATGCCTGCCTCAGCGGCCTGAAGGTGCGCGAAGTGGCACAGCCCTATCTGGACGAACTGGCACAGCACGCCGGCAACGGCCTGCTGGTCGCCATGGGCGGGCGCGACCAGTTCAGCATGATATATGTCGCGTGCGCACGTTCGGAAGGCATCGTATCGCTGCAGCTGAATGTCGGCTCACGCATTTCACTGGCCCGGTCCAGCATGGGCCGCGCCTATCTCGCGGCGGCCGCCCCGCAGGAGCGGGAGGCAATCCTGCGCGGCATCGAGGCCCGCACAGACAAGGAGCGATGGCCCCAGCTTCAGTCCGAGATCCTGCGGGCGATCGAGGAAATCAACACGCGTGGTTTCTGCCTGAATTCCGGCGAATGGCAAGCCGATGTCAATTCGGTGGGCGTGCCGCTGCCGCCCCTGCATGGCAGCGGGCCGATCCTCGCCCTGAACTGCGGCGGGCCGGCCTATCTGCTGCCGCGGGAGAGGCTGGAAAACGACATCGGTCCGCGCATGGTCGAGGCGGTGCGAAAAATCCGCTATGCGGGCGAAGGTGGCGGCAGGTAA
- a CDS encoding IclR family transcriptional regulator, with protein MNAKADKPDRSVATSLRKALAILEEVADADGPLTGQQIAVQVGLSRSTASRLALDLCELGYLAPLSNGQGFELGTAALRLGLRKFSSIDIRRVAAPFMRTISDDTGLMVDLALAHGDEMLYFEVSRKSGSVVLATELGSRMPIEKTAGGLAAISAFMPLEREQVLARLKMKYGADWPQVEARIQRAMEEIATYGFCTAIGTWRPDVSAVGLPFIDPRTGRTFSFSCSGIGYTIEEDRLRKEIGPRMVELVHNVASAMGTAPRP; from the coding sequence ATGAACGCTAAGGCAGACAAGCCAGACAGATCCGTAGCCACTTCGCTGCGCAAGGCGCTGGCCATCCTCGAAGAGGTGGCAGACGCCGACGGGCCGCTGACCGGCCAGCAGATCGCCGTGCAGGTGGGCCTTTCCCGGTCGACCGCCTCGCGGCTGGCGCTGGACCTGTGCGAGCTGGGCTATCTTGCCCCTCTTTCCAACGGCCAGGGTTTCGAGCTGGGGACGGCCGCACTCAGGCTCGGCCTGCGCAAGTTTTCCAGCATCGACATTCGCAGGGTCGCGGCGCCCTTCATGCGCACCATCAGCGACGACACCGGCCTGATGGTCGATCTCGCGCTCGCCCATGGCGACGAGATGCTCTATTTCGAGGTGTCGCGCAAAAGCGGGTCCGTGGTGCTGGCGACCGAGCTCGGCAGCCGCATGCCGATCGAGAAGACCGCCGGCGGCCTTGCCGCGATCTCCGCCTTCATGCCGCTGGAGCGCGAGCAGGTCCTGGCGCGGCTGAAGATGAAATATGGCGCAGACTGGCCGCAGGTCGAAGCCAGAATCCAGCGTGCGATGGAAGAGATCGCCACATATGGCTTCTGCACCGCGATCGGCACCTGGCGGCCGGATGTTTCCGCCGTCGGCCTGCCCTTTATCGACCCCAGAACCGGACGGACCTTCAGCTTCAGTTGCTCGGGCATCGGCTACACGATAGAGGAAGATCGTCTCCGTAAGGAGATCGGCCCGCGCATGGTCGAGCTGGTCCATAACGTCGCTTCTGCCATGGGAACAGCCCCAAGGCCCTGA
- a CDS encoding long-chain-fatty-acid--CoA ligase, with protein sequence MAHLTPPQDTAHASWLRHWPPGLPADLHVPETTVHYNLEVSAKRYPDLDCLIFCGVHLTYGDVQRKVENLAGFLQSEFHLARGERVLLCLQNSPQFVIGYYGILRADAVVVPVNPMSKAFEIEHLVGDTGARIAVVARDLVPLILPLVEAGLIDHVVVADYADYVAPGFDLPLPFAAAPDPAPLPERMTAWRDALSAGHFAAPSLAGPDDLALLPYTSGTTGNPKGCMHTHRTVMVTLVGGVRWMPASVGAVNLATLPHFHVTGMQNSMNIPIYAAGTLVIMPRWDRKVAAELVRRHRVERWRLISTMAIDLVNDPDYDGYDLSSLRYIGGGGAPMPETVATKLREKTGLAYIEGYGLSEAMAATHINPTQRPKPRCLGIPVWGVDCRILDVDSGAFLPDGEVGEIVMDAPQLFKGYWQNPQATQAAFVEAGGKRFFRTGDIGYRDEDGYFFIVDRSKRMINASGFKVWPSEVETLMLRHPAIAEACIISMPDERRGESVKALVVLRRDHHGKMSAQQISDWCRQNMASYKCPRHIEFLDALPRSSTGKILWRELQAREWEGH encoded by the coding sequence ATGGCACATCTCACTCCCCCGCAAGACACCGCCCATGCAAGCTGGCTTCGCCACTGGCCGCCCGGATTGCCTGCGGATCTGCACGTTCCCGAAACGACCGTCCACTACAATCTGGAAGTATCTGCGAAGCGCTATCCCGACCTCGACTGCCTGATCTTCTGCGGCGTTCATCTCACCTATGGCGACGTGCAGCGGAAAGTGGAGAACCTCGCCGGCTTCCTGCAGAGCGAATTTCATCTGGCGCGGGGCGAGCGGGTGCTGCTTTGCCTGCAGAACAGCCCGCAATTCGTGATCGGCTATTACGGCATATTGCGCGCCGACGCCGTGGTGGTTCCGGTCAACCCGATGAGCAAGGCGTTCGAGATCGAGCATCTGGTGGGCGACACCGGGGCCCGCATTGCCGTTGTGGCGCGCGATCTGGTGCCGTTGATCCTGCCGCTGGTCGAGGCCGGGCTGATCGACCATGTGGTGGTCGCCGACTATGCGGACTATGTGGCGCCAGGCTTCGACCTGCCGCTGCCTTTTGCTGCCGCGCCCGACCCGGCCCCGCTTCCCGAACGCATGACGGCATGGCGCGATGCGCTTTCGGCCGGCCACTTTGCCGCCCCTTCGCTTGCCGGACCCGACGATCTCGCCCTTTTGCCCTACACGTCCGGCACCACCGGCAACCCGAAGGGCTGCATGCACACGCACCGCACCGTGATGGTCACGCTGGTCGGCGGAGTGCGCTGGATGCCGGCTTCGGTCGGCGCGGTGAACCTCGCCACCCTGCCCCATTTCCACGTCACCGGCATGCAGAACTCCATGAATATCCCGATCTATGCAGCCGGAACGCTGGTCATCATGCCAAGATGGGACCGCAAGGTGGCGGCCGAGCTGGTGCGCCGCCACCGGGTCGAGCGCTGGCGGCTGATCAGCACCATGGCCATCGATCTGGTCAACGATCCGGATTACGACGGTTACGATCTTTCCAGCCTTCGCTATATCGGCGGCGGTGGTGCCCCCATGCCGGAAACCGTGGCGACGAAGCTGCGCGAAAAGACGGGGCTTGCCTATATCGAAGGCTATGGCCTCTCGGAAGCCATGGCAGCCACCCACATCAACCCGACCCAGCGCCCCAAACCCCGCTGCCTCGGCATTCCGGTCTGGGGAGTCGACTGCCGCATTCTCGATGTGGACAGCGGCGCATTCCTGCCCGATGGCGAAGTCGGCGAGATCGTCATGGACGCGCCGCAGCTTTTCAAAGGCTACTGGCAGAACCCGCAGGCGACGCAGGCGGCTTTCGTCGAAGCCGGCGGCAAACGCTTCTTCCGCACCGGAGACATCGGCTATCGGGACGAGGACGGCTATTTCTTCATTGTCGACCGTTCCAAGCGCATGATCAATGCATCCGGCTTCAAGGTATGGCCCTCGGAAGTGGAAACGCTGATGCTGCGCCATCCGGCAATAGCCGAGGCCTGCATCATCTCCATGCCGGACGAAAGGCGCGGTGAAAGCGTAAAGGCGCTCGTCGTCCTGCGCCGCGATCATCATGGCAAGATGAGTGCACAGCAGATTTCGGACTGGTGTCGCCAGAACATGGCGAGCTACAAATGCCCGCGCCATATCGAGTTTCTCGACGCACTGCCGCGCTCTTCAACGGGCAAGATATTGTGGCGGGAGCTTCAGGCGCGGGAATGGGAAGGGCACTGA
- a CDS encoding acyl-CoA dehydrogenase family protein translates to MFDCTERTAGLRQRLLAFMDEHIYPNEAALLAHEHGPERWQTAPLIETLKEKAKQQGLWNLFLPESELGAGLSNLDYAHLCEIMGRSPFAPEVFNCAAPDTGNMEVLARYGTEEQKQRWLLPLLAGEIRSCFSMTEPAVASSDATNIECSIRRDGDDYVINGRKWWSSGAMDPRCRIAIVMGKTDPSEKRYRQQSMILVPLDTPGVKIERALTVFGYDHAPHGHAEISYDNVRVPASNILLGEGRGFEIAQGRLGPGRIHHCMRTIGIAERALETMVERARSRTAFGRTLLEMGSVREQIAQSRIEIEQTRLLTLRAADMMDRAGNKVARLEIAMIKAVAPAMACRVIDRAIQVHGAAGVSQDTFLASAYARVRSLRLADGPDEVHLETIAKLEIGKNAERAA, encoded by the coding sequence ATGTTCGACTGTACCGAGAGAACCGCCGGGCTTCGCCAGCGCCTGCTGGCATTCATGGATGAACATATCTACCCGAACGAGGCGGCGCTGCTCGCCCACGAGCATGGTCCGGAGCGCTGGCAGACAGCACCCCTCATCGAAACGCTGAAGGAAAAAGCGAAGCAACAGGGCCTGTGGAACCTGTTCCTGCCCGAAAGCGAGCTCGGCGCGGGGCTCTCCAATCTCGACTACGCGCATCTGTGCGAGATCATGGGCCGCTCGCCCTTCGCACCGGAAGTCTTCAACTGCGCGGCCCCCGACACCGGCAACATGGAAGTGCTGGCCCGCTACGGAACGGAGGAGCAGAAGCAGCGCTGGCTGCTGCCCCTGCTGGCAGGCGAGATCCGTTCCTGTTTTTCCATGACCGAGCCGGCGGTGGCCTCGTCCGATGCCACCAACATCGAGTGCTCGATCCGCCGCGACGGCGACGACTATGTCATCAACGGCCGCAAATGGTGGTCATCCGGGGCCATGGATCCGCGCTGCCGCATCGCCATCGTCATGGGCAAGACCGATCCTTCCGAGAAGCGCTACCGGCAGCAATCGATGATCCTCGTGCCGCTCGACACGCCCGGCGTGAAGATCGAACGGGCGCTGACCGTGTTCGGCTACGATCACGCGCCCCATGGCCATGCGGAAATCAGCTACGACAATGTGCGCGTGCCGGCATCGAACATCCTGCTTGGCGAAGGACGCGGTTTCGAGATCGCGCAGGGCCGCCTCGGGCCCGGCCGCATCCATCATTGCATGCGCACCATCGGCATTGCCGAGCGCGCGCTGGAGACGATGGTGGAGCGCGCCCGTTCGCGCACAGCCTTCGGCCGCACGCTGCTCGAAATGGGCTCCGTGCGCGAGCAGATCGCACAGTCCCGCATCGAGATCGAGCAGACCCGCCTTCTCACGCTCAGGGCCGCCGACATGATGGACAGGGCCGGCAACAAGGTCGCGCGTCTGGAAATCGCCATGATCAAGGCAGTGGCGCCGGCCATGGCCTGTCGCGTCATCGACAGGGCCATTCAGGTGCATGGCGCGGCCGGTGTTTCGCAGGACACCTTCCTGGCTTCGGCTTATGCACGCGTGCGCTCCTTGCGGCTTGCCGACGGACCCGACGAGGTTCACCTCGAAACCATCGCCAAGCTCGAAATCGGCAAGAACGCCGAACGCGCAGCCTGA
- a CDS encoding ABC transporter permease, producing MKQVNAIMGLLAAGALLFLLMPIVTILPIALSSGDYISYPLPGLSLRWLSQVALHPGWREALANSIFIALGSAMLATLFGTLAAVGLVQAAPRQARALRGLLMLPVAIPSVVLGLGLYFLLARAGLLSTYTGLILAHATISFPLVMVVVGASLATTDLVVIRAAQSLGAGWRMIFLSVLVPMLYPAILAGFILAFLNSFDEVIVTMFIAGPEQNTVPRVLFANLRDRLDPSVVAVTVLMLLLSALLGLLLQLLARWTQRRPADQ from the coding sequence ATGAAACAGGTCAACGCCATCATGGGGCTGCTTGCCGCCGGCGCCCTGCTTTTCCTGCTGATGCCGATCGTCACCATCCTGCCGATCGCGCTCTCTTCCGGCGATTACATCAGCTATCCGCTGCCCGGCCTGTCGCTGCGCTGGCTGAGCCAGGTCGCTCTTCATCCGGGCTGGCGTGAAGCACTCGCCAACAGCATCTTCATCGCGCTGGGTTCGGCCATGCTCGCGACCCTTTTCGGCACGCTGGCCGCCGTCGGCCTTGTGCAGGCAGCGCCGCGACAGGCGCGCGCCCTGCGCGGCCTGCTGATGCTGCCGGTTGCCATTCCCTCGGTCGTTCTGGGACTGGGGCTCTATTTCCTCCTCGCCCGCGCCGGGCTGCTCTCGACCTATACGGGCCTTATCCTCGCTCATGCCACCATCTCCTTCCCGCTGGTGATGGTGGTCGTCGGGGCAAGTCTGGCCACCACCGATCTGGTCGTCATCCGCGCCGCCCAGAGCCTTGGTGCGGGATGGCGGATGATCTTCCTGAGCGTGCTGGTGCCGATGCTCTATCCGGCCATCCTTGCCGGCTTCATCCTGGCGTTCCTGAATTCGTTCGATGAGGTGATCGTCACCATGTTCATCGCCGGGCCGGAACAGAACACCGTGCCGCGGGTGCTGTTCGCCAATCTGCGTGACAGGCTCGATCCCTCGGTGGTCGCCGTCACCGTGCTTATGCTGCTGCTGTCGGCGTTGCTCGGCCTGTTGCTCCAGTTGCTTGCCCGATGGACGCAACGGCGCCCCGCCGATCAATAG